From Ascaphus truei isolate aAscTru1 chromosome 20, aAscTru1.hap1, whole genome shotgun sequence, one genomic window encodes:
- the LOC142471265 gene encoding uncharacterized protein LOC142471265 → MEDTSVMEDTSVTQLYHRANHISQDIPSQSLRETVSIMVKESTSQEEGNLPGSHINTIRKHTGTEYASPITTCNKGNMNAGNVHKNLSVKEKTFVCSECGKCFTKNFALVTHQRIHTGEKPFVCSECGKCFTQNSHLVIHQKSHTGERHFVCSECGKCFTDNFALVTHQRVHTGEKPFVCSECGKCFTQNAHLVIHQKSHTGERPFVCSECGKCFTCKSGLLGHQRCHTGERPFVCSECGKCFTKNFALVTHQRTHTGEKPFVCSECGKCFTQNSHLVIHQKSHTGERPYVCSECGKCFTYNSALLRHQRRHIGERPFVCSECGKCFTHNFNLVTHQRVHTGERPFVCSECGKCFTNNFALVTHQRIHTGENTFVCSECGKCFTYNSALLRHQRIHTGERPFVCSECGKCFTRYSTLVKHQRVHTGERPFVCSECGKCFTYDSALVTHQKIHTGERPFVCFECGKCFADNSSLVKHQRVHMRKTRSPDQSIGDSQPPPV, encoded by the coding sequence ATGGAAGATACCAGTGTGATGGAAGATACCAGTGTTACCCAACTGTATCACAGAGCAAATCACATTAGTCAGGATATACCAAGCCAGAGTCTGAGAGAAACTGTGAGCATTATGGTTAAGGAATCAACCTCACAGGAAGAAGGAAATCTCCCAGGCTCCCACATTAATACTATCAGAAAACATACAGGGACGGAATATGCATCTCCTATTACAACGTGTAACAAAGGAAACATGAATGCAGGGAACGTTCACAAGAACTTGTCcgtaaaagaaaaaacatttgtatgttctgaatgtgggaaatgtttcacAAAAAACTTTGCTCTTGTTACACATCAGAgaattcatacaggagaaaaaccctttgtatgttctgaatgtgggaaatgttttacccagAACTCTCATCTTGTTATACATCAGAAAAGTCACACAGGAGAAAGACactttgtatgttctgaatgtgggaaatgtttcacAGATAACTTCGCTCTTGTTACACATCAGAGagttcatacaggagaaaaaccctttgtatgttctgaatgtgggaaatgttttacccagAACGCTCATCTTGTTATACATCAGAAAAgtcacacaggagaaagaccatttgtttgttctgaatgtgggaaatgtttcacATGTAAATCTGGTCTCCTTGGACATCAGAGATgtcacacaggagaaagaccatttgtatgttctgaatgtgggaaatgtttcacAAAAAACTTTGCTCTTGTTACACATCAGAgaactcatacaggagaaaaaccctttgtatgttctgaatgtgggaaatgttttacccagAACTCTCATCTTGTTATACATCAGAAAAgtcacacaggagaaagaccataTGTTTGTTCTGAATGTGGAAAATGTTTCACATATAACTCTGCTCTCCTTAGACATCAGAGACGTCACATaggagaaagaccatttgtatgttctgaatgtgggaaatgttttactcATAACTTTAATCTTGTTACACATCAGAGagttcacacaggagaaagaccatttgtatgttctgaatgtgggaaatgttttacaaATAACTTTGCTCTTGTtacacatcagagaattcacacaggagaaaacacatttgtatgttctgaatgtgggaaatgtttcacCTATAACTCTGCTCTCCTTAGACATCAGAGAAtacacacaggagaaagaccatttgtatgttctgaatgtgggaaatgttttacccgtTACTCTactcttgttaaacatcagagaGTTCACACAGGTGAAAGACCATTTgtgtgttctgaatgtgggaaatgtttcacGTATGACTCTGCTCTTGTTACACATCAgaaaattcacacaggagaaagaccatttgtatgttttgaatgtgggaaatgttttgcaGATAACTCTTCTCTTGTTAAACATCAAAGAGTTCACATGAGAAAAACAAGATCACCAGATCAATCTATCGgagactcacagccaccaccagtctaa